The nucleotide sequence ttagTCAAATTACAAGAACGGCAACATGTCCCTTTAGCTTTACCCTTTTAagcttattatatatatatatatatatatatatatatatatatatatatatatatatatatatatatatatatatatatatatatatgtatatatatatatatatatatatatatatatatatatatatatatatatatatatatatatatatatatatatatatgtgtgtgtatatatatatatatatatgtgtgtgtgtgtgtatatatatatatatatatgtgtgtgtgcgtatatatatatatatatatatgtgtgtgtgtgtatatatatatatatgtgtgtatatatatatatgtgtgtgtgtgtatatatatatatatatgtgtgtatatatatatatatatatatatatatatatatatatatatatgtatgtatgtattaaccATTGTCCTTCAGACCACAACACATCTATGGAGACTCTCCCTGTGTAGGATTACAATAACCAAAGAACcttaaaatacaattaaatatACCTCAGCAAAAACTAAAATAGAACCATGAAAGAGGGCCCTATACTTCTTTCACTCTCGAGACTTGAACAATAAATTATGGGAGCATACCACAATAATTGAACTAATTAACTAACAGTGCATAGCTTACGCAAAGCAAGTTGGCACAAGTACTTTAAACATAAATCAATAACCAAGCTTATATCAAGTCAACAATATAGGCTAATACCATTACatacaaatgaagaaatatttgaGTGCTATGCAATACAGCACACCCCCTGTTTAATACATGGCCAGTTAACCATGCACTTGCCAGACACTGAATGGATTTTGAACTCAAGTCTAACTATACTAGTCCTAACGACCCAATTGCAATGAGAATATGATCAAAAAGCTTCTTCGAAATctacaaatattatttataaaaaaaaacaggcacTTTGAAGTCGTTATAGTACTCAATGCAGTCCAATATTATGGAATATTTTCTCCggtaaattttgttgttttttaaataaaaagccGTTTGATTTGAATTGATTACAGAGggtaataatttgttttaagtCTAACAGCCAGTGTGTATGCAGCAATTTTGAAGTCAAATTTAAGAAAGATATATGTTGATAGTTTTTTATTTACAAGTGTGTGGTCTTTCTCTAGGTTCCGGAGTTAAGATAATCAATGCACGCCCCTGTATAGTAGGTAAATTATAAGCTTGTCGTAAGGGTAGTTAAGAGAGTTTTAAACAAATTGACGAATGATTGGCCAGAATGTCTTATAGAACTCAGCCGTCATGCTATCTCTCCCCAGACTTTTCCCATTTCTGAAGTAGGTAAGGGCCTCCCAACGTTCACTTTGTAAATTTAACAATCACAATTATCAGCCTCCTCTTGCGACAGAGATTTTGCTACAATGCTTGTTACCAAAAATAATGCCTGGGTCACAATTTTCACTTGTGTACAGTGTTTCATAAAATGCAGCAGCTAGTCTGCGAATAATTGCAGTATGTTCACACAAAATATCGGTCCTATCATCGGTTTATACTGTAATTCTATTTTAAGTTAGTAATTATAGTTAGCCTATTAACTAATTATTTACACAGAGGTTACTTTTTACTCTCATTTagcattttctttcaaatgcaaATTCTTATTCATGGCCATAGAAAAAGTTTCCCCAGTCCCTCCCTTGGCTATAGGCTGCCGTCACTGAGCAGACAAGGTATCACGTTATCTTAACGAGAACAATATTccacacagtgtatatagctgAAACTCCCATCTCGATATATAGTCTACAACgtaggatatgtgtaatccctaCACTTGATCAATTATCTTGTTTTGGCTCTTGATTGCTTAAATTTGTAACTCAACAGATGCTGTTTTGAAACGTAAAACTGACTGAAACATGCAGTCGGAAGAAATAATACCGTGTTAGACACTGTAACGAAACCCTTTGTTAAGGCCCGATCATTCTAGGCGCGACGCGATGCGATAAAAAAACGTTAAAATAGTGTTACTATTTAGACCAATTCACACTTGGAGCGATGCGATGCGAGCAATTCGACAGCTTCCATGGCAAATAACTCATCGCACGGTGATATATGTGTAAGGGGAACcgtaattataaatatatatatatatatatagaggcgGAATATGGTATAAGGCCTAAAGGTTAAAATCACACAGTGGGAGGTCCTTTAGCTTTCTATTGTTTGGAATTTGGAATTCCAAATACCATTATTATTATGCTGTCTCTCCAGCCTTACTGTAAGTCAATTGTAGGAGTCATACAATACATTTCTATTGCAAAAGTATCTGCCTAATTGTTTTTGGGGCTTTTTGTAAGTTGTTTAttagttattttgaattgtcTTTTATGGAACGTTGGTTTAATGGAACGTTGGTTTATCACAAAGTGTTTACGAAAAAAAATTTGCTTTGCATGGGTGACTTGCTTTGAATATAAGTTTTTTCTGTGTCCTATTGGGAGTTGGCAGCGTATAAGAGAGTGTGGCTTCGAATGACTAATATCACTAAAGTTGTTAGTATGCTGTGGACATATtagtttttcttttaacttcacGTATTTATCGTGAACTAACGCCGTCTAACGCCATGGCAGTCCTCCTGAAGGCAATCAATTATGGTGGCCTTTTCATTTTCCTGATGTATGGTAGGTGTAtataaagtttttattttgctattttaaATTCGTTCTCATTGTTTCTTTCTAAGTTTCACAACTAATATCGGTACCTCGTGACAAACCTTGGACAGCAGTTAATAACTTTGGTGTTATACAATTTCGATTAtactaagaaaacaaaatgaacaaagagtcatcatcatcatcatcatcatcatcatcatcatcatcatcgtcgtcgtcgtcgtcgtcgtcgtcgtcgtcgtcgtcgtcgtcgtcgtcgtcgtcgtcatcatcatcatcatcatcatcatcatcatcatcatcatcatcatcatgaattTCATGCAACCCTCAATATTTCGTCTGCCGCATACTTTGCACAGCAGTATAAATCACTGATTACAAAATAATCacaattttaaagaaaacattgacACTTGCTCTTAATCAGTATACATGTGAATGAAAATTTGACTAAACAATATAAGACGTACCTTGTAAGATTGGATTTTATTTTAGGCTAGCATTACAATAATTATGTTTGCGATTTCAAGTCAAATGGCTGCTTTAAATCATTCACTTTTGAATAGTGTCATGGTCGACACCATTTACGCAAAGTATACTTAATCGATTACAACCATTCAAATCTGTGACAGCATTTTATGTAAAATTGAATTACCCGTCACGAAATACAACCGACACACTATAATTTAGTAGGTGTCATTGTGACGTCTAAAAATCCGAGAATAGTTTGTCATAATGTCGTCGCAGCTCTAGCAGaaatttcacaaacaaaatCGTGCTAGATTGAGGGGCATGTTGacatttattttgtatatacTTATTCGTCCATCCGTCATCACTCCATCCGTCAATTTATTtcccgtccgtccgtccgtccgtccgtccgtccgtccgtccgtccgtccgtccgtccgtccgtccgtccgtccgtccgtccgtccgtccgtccgtccgtccgtccgtccgtccgtccgtccgtccgtccgtccgtccgtccgtccttGCATTTGTCCGCTCGCCCGTCGGATACCATTAAATCGTCACTGAACTGATGCGGGTTTTTTTCAGTCAGTATTAAACTTACGTCATTATCGGTACATGTAAGCTTTGTTGATTTCCTCATCTTATTTTGATACATGTTACCTTGTTTTTAGTGTCTATCAATGCAGAATATCCTCCGTCGGGTTTCCCGCTTTTCTACGTCATATCTCATTATCCGGAAACTGGTCGCTCTGCGCCTATTTACGTGTACGCGTCGACCCGATTTTACATTGGCGATAGTGATTCAGTGGATATCTCAATCACAAAGGACGGAGGGCTACCTACCAATGCATTGCAGACTGGTTCGATCATTGACAATGGAGGATACTTTTACGGATGTTTCCTTCGGGTAGATGAGTTGAACCGCCGACGAGGAATGCGGTATGGGCAATATCGAGGACATTTGAATTTGGCCGACGGATTAAGTGAATTCACTGGTTACAcatttgtaaaaccaaaatcagGTGACTATTATTTAAgtgatttcagtttttttttgggggggggggaactgacAGTTTACGTAATGTTCTCGAAATTATTATCCAGTTTCATTGCTTCTTGGatttttggctaagatcatgtaaCTTGTTGAACTGTAAACAGTGCACAGTACAAGCACTGAATTACTCTGATCTTGTAttgggtaattttttttttatgattcctTTTCCAATGGGACTCATGACACAGACTTGAGTTGGCATCTTGACATCATAACACGGTTTACATTCTTCAATGTCAACCTATTGTACTTGAGAGTGGATCAAAGTGTTTCGTTTTCTTCGTGCAAAGGGTCTATCTTGgaaaaacatttctttaaaaagaaaagtatcatttttgtgtgtgcaatATTCAAAGCTAACAATATTACTTTGAAAGGAACTTTCTTATAATATTTGAATGTATGTCCCTTGTTTTGAATGAGGTTGTTTTGTGGGTAGGTTTCTTTCATATTAACCAGGTTTGAGCAAGTATTGATATGTTATCACCGATGTAATCATTAATAACGTAGAAAATTGCTTGATTTTTCTTTAAAGTCATAAATATTGATTTACGGATTAATTACATAATATGCTACAACGTTATAGTTCTACTGATTCGTGCATACAAGGATCCCCAAATTAACTGTGAAAATTTTGAGTTATGAGTTAAGTTAACCAAAACAGTTGAGATAACCAAATACATTTTAGTGACATTATGGCCAAAAGGGTATGTTtgttaacttttcttttgttcatgacCGTCGTATGGAATGTAAAGTATCAAGAtttactacataactatgatcTATAATGCAATGTGTGTATTCTCACAGAGGAGGTTGTGGGTGTGCGCGTGCCTGTGcgtgtgtgtacatgttttgTATTCTGTCTGAGGActttgaacaaaggaattccaaTTCCTCAGAcatcatttcaaaagaatcaCCTTCAAGTTTTATGTTTCAAGTCTCGTCCCTCATAAGTATTCTACTTTTCGGGGTATTGTAAAAGTCAGGGTACGTGGATTTCAACAATGGCAAAAACAATGGGTCCTCATTCTgtatgtaaaacacacctgcgTGTGTGTGGATGTTTGTGCGTTCTGTCTTAAGGGCACTTCCTCATTCATTTAGATGATTAGATGAGATGCCGGGCctgtaagtattaatttttttttggccaccTTCCATCGCCAGTCGGAGGGAAATGGTTTAGTCTGGGGATTTCTTACGTTCAGAAGGGAACTATTTAAACCACTCGTCTGTTGTATACACcattttcaacctcacacagaAATCTTAGTTTAAGTGTGCCTTAGattacacttttttttaaatctaaacGCCTATATTTTTCAGGTGGAGTATCCCCCTATGATAGTCGACTTCAGCGACCCCCCTTGGCACATCCTTCATCCACCTCTTTCCTTTCCATAAAGCTTCCTGGCCCTCTGACCTAAAACAGTCTGTGTGAATCTAGAATCTACCAAACagcacccccctcccacccatccAGTTTTGAATTCATATGCACGTTACCGTATCGATTCCCTCGTTAATAAAGGAATTTGGGATTtgattttatgtttactgtcCATGAATTATATATGTCATGTATTACACTTAGATAATCTTTGACTGCATTTCAGCTGTACTCGACACACGAGGTGTACGGACGGTTACCATATACCCTAAGTCAACGACATCTAGCGATCTGAAGAAGGAGGTATCCATCGGTGTTCGCTGGTCACCTGGATGTAGAAAGATTTTTTGGAGTAAGGGAAAAGCGAGAGATATAAACACTGGGCCGAGACTGATCCTTAAAACTACTGACGACGCTGGTCTCTACACCATACAAAGACCGCGACGGGCTGGTAGAGGTTTTTTTGTCCAAATTCTAGTCATTGCTGCAAGTAAGTAATGTGCCATAATATGATAGGGTCCAGGGACCACGCAATGCAAAACAGAGAATTCGAAGAAGATCAGTTTCAGATTATTTGCTAAACACTCTTCACTGCTGTTTAGCTGTTTAATGGAATTGGTCTAATGTAGGTTGACGTAAGGACGCTTGCATGCGTTTCGAATTAAGTTTGGGTTTTTTGCATTGTTTGTATCCAGAATGCCTTTTTCTATTTAATAATATGTGAGGATTAACTGAACAATGTATTCCTTCAGATAATAATTTAAacacatattttacatatatttttttttacatatatatatatatatatatatatatatatatatatatatatatatatatatatatatatatatatatatatatatatatatatatatatatgtatatatagatatatatatatatatttatatatatatttatatatatatttatatatatatatatatagacatatatatctagatatatatctagatagatagattgacagacatatagatagatagacagatagaaagacagacagacagacagacagacagacagacagacagacagacagacagacagacagacagacagacagatagacagatagacagataaacagatagacagatagacagatagagagatagaccgatagagagatagacagatagacagacagatatacagatagacagatagacagatagacagttagacagacagacagatagacatagatagatagatagatagatagatagatagatagatagatagatagatagatagatagatagatagatagatagatagatagatagatagatagatagatagatagatagatagatagatagatagatagagagatagagagacagatagatagacagacagacagacagacagacagacagacagacagacagagagacagacagacagacagacagacagacagacagacagagagacagacagacagacagagagacagacagacagacagacagacagacagacagacagacagacagacagacagacagacagacagacagacagacagacagacagacagacagacagacagacagacagacagacagacagacagacagacagacagacagacagacagacagacagacagacagacagacagacagacagacagacagacagacagacagacagacagacagacagacagacagatagatagatagatagatagatagatagatagatagatagatagatagatagatagatagatagatagatagatagatagatagatagatagatagatagatagatagatagatagatagatagatagatagatagatagatagatagatagatagatagatagatagatagatagatagatagatagatagatagatagatagatagatagatagatagatagatagatagatagatagatagatagatagatagatagatagatagatagatagatagatagatagatagatagatagatagatagatagatagatagatagatagatagatagatagatagatagatagatagatagatagatagatagatagatagatagatagatagatagatagatagatagatagatagatagatagatagatagatagatagatagatagatagatagatagatagatagatagatagatagatagatagatagatagatagatagatagatagatagatagatagatagatagatagaggtTAAATTAAGCAAATAATACCTAAAGTTCAGTTCAAATATAGCCACTTAAAATATAACTTATATATTGAGGTTACTTTTGACTGACGTTtaaccagatttttttttactttccttAAAGCTTGTCCAGCGAATTATTATTACGATACTGGAACAGAGAAATGTATTGACTCTGGAATAGAGTGCCACAATGGCGGTGTTCTTAGCGACAACTTCGACGTATGCATCTGTCCTCCTTTCTTGTTTGGTGAATTGTGCGACTGTGGTAAgttaaaatatattatgtatgtgtgtatgtgtgtgtgaatttgtgtgtatgtatgtaggcTATGCATAATTGATTACAGATGATGCGTGTCTAAGAATAGCCCAATTTATCTCCGGAAAAGAGCTATTGAAACAAAACACTTCCCACTGTCCAACATATTACGTCAGCGCTTATAGCTGTAAACAATAGCGTACCTCTTAATTGGTTCAATCTTTGCTTTCCAACAATCTGTAGCTATTGACTATGACGGTGAACAACTTTATCTAAGTTACGATGAAGAACTGCCATGTGAAGATCTGCCAGGTGGCGACCCAAAGTGCAAAGGTAATTTAGTTTGCTATGGAGACAACTACGGATGCAAGTGTTCATCTGGCTGGTGGGGAAACGCGTGTGATCGAGGTACGTACTTCTTTATTTAGTCAGGTTAAGGGTTAAAAAATTGTCTAAACATATACATGCGGACCTATAAATAAttcatataaagatatatatatatatatgtttatatatatatatatatatactaatattatttatttatatatatatatatatataaatatatatattcatatatatatatatatatatatatatatatacagttctCGCAGATTCCGTTGCAAAGAGATACAGACCTCATGCAACACCATGAGTGCAGTTGTTACCATTGAGTGCCAACTTTCGGTAGGAGAAACAAACTTACTCTCCAAAGGTCTAAATTTTTGCCCTAAACCACGGCAAATTAACGCtcagaaactttctcttgacctaaatATGTTCTATCGACACTTACGTCTCCGTGAATTTTTTGCCgacgaaaatggcaataacaccaTGCAACAAACCAACGACTTGCATTCCAATTTTATGTCAAAAAGCTCGTGGAATCCGCCCAAGGCACATTGTGCGCCTCTTGAATAATTTATTTCGGCAATTGAAGAGGATGTAAAAACACAAACCTCTGCCCCAGACTTCcgcgacaatctcaacaaaactgagagacaggcTATCCATGAacagagaggaagccaacagactactTGGCAACCCTCATCACTACAAAATCCTGGATTCTGATCCTACTCAataaatcacacaaaacgtgaaaagagtcatcaaaaagatagtctctaacggttccattgacTGCAAGTTAGCCCAAAACCTCCTTgaaaacgacccaaaacctggtcgcttttattttttgcctaaaattcacaaagaaggcaatcccgggaggtccataatatcgggtaatggtacagcgactgaaaaaatttccaaattcgtggatcttctcatccaacctcttgtttcggtcctaccgtcctatgtgcaggacactacggatttcatccggaaaattggggaaataaaaatcTTCCCCTATCTACTTtgttagttaccttggatgtgtcttcgttatacacacatatccctaacgaagagggcatttcggcctgcacaaaagcattcaaaccgaaacgtggcaAAAAAAAaccacgaagaaagaattggccgaattgatgcaacttatcttgaccagcaataatctggtatttggcaacaaacactacctccaaattcatggcaccgcaatgggtaccaaaatggcaccgtcttttgccaacatcatTATGGgtaacctcgagaaagaatttctatctcgacaaaacttgaaaccacacacgtggttacgtttcattgacgatatctttatgatatggatcCATGgcgaggcaaatctaaaactcttcatgacataaactcgtttcatcacactatcaaatttattgctgatttttctggacatggcgttcacttcctggacaccactgtgaccctacaaaatggttcactcaaaacagacttgttcaataaacccacgaacaagcacaactacctcttaccaagcagttaccatccacgtcactgtaccagaaatattccgtacagtcaagcgttgcgcattcgacgcatttgctcctctgaagtcgattttgattcacgcactaaaaaactgtcacaacacctcctgaacagacagtattttcggggtattattgaaaatgccatcaaaaaggctaaaagcaaaccccggaccgaaacattgacgtacaaaacttgtcaaaccagttccaaaagggtaccattggttacggaattccaccctggtctcccaccactggctaacaaaattcagaagaattttcacctacttcaaggcaccgaacgcctgaaatcagttttcccagaattacctgtcatcgcttttaaaagacccagcaacctacgggatatcttagttcgggcatcctttcgggatgacaccccattaggggaaagcaaaccagaaactacaggatcatcgccctgtacacaaaattgcaaaaacgTGCTtatacttgtcgattcgaccggggcctttcagagcaacaaaatcaaacgcacgttccaaattcggcacaaaattaactgcctatccaaaaatgtcatttacctcatctactgcaatatttgtaacttacaatacattggagagtcaaaaaacactcttagaatgaaaatgacacaacatagatcggcgatcaaaacaaaaaagatcaaccgacctgttgcaaatcacttcaatctccaaaatcattcaattgagaatttgcgtgttattgccattgaccagagcgattcttggacagataaatctaggattGGAAAAGACAATTTCTGGGAACttaacctaaagaccacggcaccattcggtttaaacatcagaaacagtttgccgtcccagataaaccaaaacaattcctttgcaattacggaatcggattaaaataatccgacgcggattaaaataatccaaatttctaaaacttctgctcaattcagcagaaatcagtaagtcgttTTGACTTTACAATCATGCCGacaatcttctctataaaatagtttcaattcctgctactctttgtcactttcggtgatcatgtaCTGAAGAGGAGCTAGTGTTGCTAGttaactgttaaacaactatgctgcattctgagaaaggctggatctcgagtgagatacaataattaaattatgtaagtgattggaagtaaaacagccaatgtttggtttatatatatatatatatatttatttatttatttatatatactcaTTTGCATTGGTCATTTATAATCACTTCctatatatacaatttttgCTCTTGCAGCTTGTCCTAAAGGTAAATGGGGAGCTAGTTGTGAGCAGAAATGTCCCGACAACGAATCGGATTGTAACCGATTTTATGGACCTTCATCTAATCTTGGCAAAAACGGATGCGGCTCCACCTAAAGATAAATGGGGAGCTAGTTGTGAGCAGAACTGTCCCGACAACGAATCGGATTGTAACCGATTTTATGGACCTTCATCTAATCTTGGCAAAAACGGATGCACCCTTATCTCTTAATTAAATGTCTTGTCATAATCTGATATAATTTTCTGTCTTTTGGTGAACGGGCATGTAAGCTTCTGCTATTCTTTGTAATTGTTTTATGAGTATATTGGTCTATTAAAAACTTTCGTAATTTTCTTCGATTCTAATTGTTATGTCATTGGCCATTCTATTGACCAATCTTAAGTTTAAATTAATTATACAATTTTAAGCAGGTTTGTCCAAGAAATATTCAACGTTTGATTTAACGCTTGATTAATTATGTATGCATAAGTTTCAAACtaagttttaagtaaaatgcatgAGTGACTTTCATTATATTGTACGTATAAAAGTTATTCCTCAACTAAGGCTACATCTGTCATTCAAGTTCCTGCATATCGCCCTCATTCGAATGATCACGGTTATAATTAATAATAGAATAAATCAGGGCTCACAATTTATCCGAAACTATAGAATATTGATACACATTGTATCTATATCAGCCATCCACGATAATGTAACTCTTGTAATGTTAACAGTCTGCCTGTCTTTTCTATTTTATGCACGCTGTAAAAATCCTTTTATTTTCTCCATCTTTGGTATCTGTTTTGTATGTGCCGTTTAAATGGTTAAAAAAGAGGGCGTAGAGGTAAAGGCGGTGATTGGAAGCAGACACATAATACGGAATGTAATAAAAGTAGAGTACCCCCAGCTCAGTTGGGCTTCAATCTTTCAAATACTGCCTGAATATGACAAAGATGATATAGGATAACGTATTGCTTAAAGTGATATCATCAATGTATTGCAGACATAACTTCTACGTAAGACCTCGCAACGCAACAGCGCTTCCGCCATTACCCTCTGGAATGCGGCGGGACTGTTCTTAAGACACACCAGTAACCGTTTATACTGATTCAATCCCACGTGACAACCAAAGGTTGTTTATTGtcgtcaagggcggcggaaccggggggcacagggggaacgtgccccccaacttttcctcaggttaaaaatgtgccccttttctacatgaaaattgtactcttgatcacattattaggtcagcgatatttcagtaagaggtctaatcctaatttagaattattaatgaatttctgtgggtcaaactcaaagctatttcgaatgaaaaaaaattgttaagctcttaacaagaaataaactctaattcagcAGTGcaattatgcatattcaatttgccaaaaaaaatccttatgcatttccaaaaatgcattgctatattacattgtgacctTGTAATAAGCaaaagccatttatagcctactatgaatagtGAGTATagtttaatatcccataacctaccccatcctttcgtattttgacatatttcatttgctttcatgcatatATCGATCGCGTaagcagggacttggactttataatgatttcacttcattttgtctcgaaagaaaacttgttccttgtttcccaatttgcacattgcaGTGCtaatatgcattttttccttgaggggggaggggggggggggcgttgatggagtgatttGTATACggaaataagataatacaataaaagttataaagggtacttaatatcaggctgcatcagtcgaatcgaatttctgcaaagtgcccctcgacgtcggtgccccccccccccaaattaaaAGTGCTTACGCCGCCCTTGATTGTTGTAAGTTTCGATCAAGAAGGATCTGGTGGGATCCATTTTGTAAGTCTAGTTGAAGTAAACTATTTTGGGTCTTGTGTAGGCTACCTATATTATCAAGAGCCTCTTCCGGGGTTGGAAGCGCGTGGGCAACAATGTCAGTACAGAAGTTCAACTTCCTATGATCTACAACAACACAGTATATCATGGTGCAGCCAATAGGCTAACAGACTCAAAGAATCGTATCAatgatatatattgttataagtGTGCTTGAAAACGTAAGATAATAGAATGATTTGAATCCGTCTTGAATGAGTATTAATGATACGTAAAGAACGATTGGAATAAAAATGTAAGGATAAGGAAATTTTTTGAACGGCAAACAGTGGTAAATGTATTCACTTTCCGATAAAGTCACCATAACTGAAAATTTgtatacacaaaaaaacaacCTGTGACTACCAGCACTGGTTATTATCCAGTCCATGTTAGGAATTCAGATTTGGCAACTAAGCTTTATTTCACCAAATTATTTTACTTACAGATACCAGCTATTCTGAAACGTATGGAGGTTAGGTCCCTATTATAACTTATGTGTTTGATACATTGTTTACCCCAAACAACCAT is from Apostichopus japonicus isolate 1M-3 chromosome 16, ASM3797524v1, whole genome shotgun sequence and encodes:
- the LOC139982346 gene encoding uncharacterized protein; this translates as MAVLLKAINYGGLFIFLMYVSINAEYPPSGFPLFYVISHYPETGRSAPIYVYASTRFYIGDSDSVDISITKDGGLPTNALQTGSIIDNGGYFYGCFLRVDELNRRRGMRYGQYRGHLNLADGLSEFTGYTFVKPKSAVLDTRGVRTVTIYPKSTTSSDLKKEVSIGVRWSPGCRKIFWSKGKARDINTGPRLILKTTDDAGLYTIQRPRRAGRGFFVQILVIAATCPANYYYDTGTEKCIDSGIECHNGGVLSDNFDVCICPPFLFGELCDCAIDYDGEQLYLSYDEELPCEDLPGGDPKCKGNLVCYGDNYGCKCSSGWWGNACDRACPKGKWGASCEQKCPDNESDCNRFYGPSSNLGKNGCGST